In the Brassica napus cultivar Da-Ae chromosome A7, Da-Ae, whole genome shotgun sequence genome, one interval contains:
- the LOC106352898 gene encoding sedoheptulose-1,7-bisphosphatase, chloroplastic isoform X2 encodes METSVTSYSRGILLPSVSSQRSSTLVSPPSSFSASSSFKRLKSSSIFGDSLRLTPRSQLKATKAKNNGASTMTKCEIGQSLEEFLTQATPDKGLRTLLMCMGEALRTIAFKVRTASCGGTACVNSFGDEQLAVDMLADKLLFEALQYSHVCKYACSEEVPELQDMGGPVEGGFSVAFDPLDGSSIVDTNFTVGTIFGVWPGDKLTGVTGADQVAAAMGIYGPRTTYVLAVKGFPGTHEFLLLDEGKWQHVKETTEINEGKMFSPGNLRATFDNSEYSKLIDYYVKEKYTLRYTGGMVPDVNQIIVKEKGIFTNVTSPTAKAKLRLLFEVAPLGLLIENAGGFSSDGYKSVLDKTIVNLDDRTQVAYGSKNEIIRFEETLYATSRLKNVPIGATA; translated from the exons ATGGAGACCAGCGTCACTAGCTACTCACGTGGGATCCTCCTCCCAAGCGTCTCTTCTCAAAGATCCTCTACACTTGTTtctcctccttcttccttctctgCTTCATCCAGCTTCAAG CGTCTGAAGTCAAGCTCTATTTTCGGAGATTCACTACGACTAACACCAAGATCGCAACTGAAAGCCACGAAGGCGAAGAACAATGGTGCTTCAACCATGACCAAGTGTGAAATTGGTCAAAGCTTG GAAGAGTTTTTGACACAAGCAACACCTGACAAGGGTTTGAGAACTTTGCTGATGTGTATGGGAGAAGCATTGAGGACAATAGCTTTCAAAGTCAGGACAGCTTCTTGTGGTGGAACAGCTTGTGTTAATTCCTTTGGAGATGAACAACTCGCTGTCGATATGCTCGCCGACAAGCTTCTCTTTGAG GCTTTGCAATACTCGCATGTGTGTAAGTACGCTTGCTCTGAAGAAGTACCTGAGCTTCAAGACATGGGAGGTCCAGTGGAAGGTGGCTTTAGTGTAGCATTTGATCCATTGGATGGATCCAGCATTGTGGATACGAACTTCACTGTGGGAACCATATTTGGGGTTTGGCCTGGTGATAAGTTAACCGGAGTCACTGGGGCAGATCAAGTGGCTGCAGCCATGGGAATCTATGGTCCAAGAACCACTTATGTTTTGGCTGTTAAAGGGTTTCCTGGAACTCATGAGTTCTTGCTTCTTGATGAAG GGAAATGGCAGCATGTTAAGGAGACAACAGAGATCAATGAAGGGAAAATGTTCTCACCAGGAAACTTGAGAGCCACGTTTGACAACTCCGAATACAGCAAG CTGATTGATTACTACGTGAAAGAGAAGTACACACTACGATACACGGGAGGAATGGTTCCTGACGTTAACCAG ATTATTGTGAAGGAGAAAGGAATCTTCACGAACGTGACGTCTCCTACGGCTAAGGCAAAGCTGAGGCTGTTGTTCGAAGTGGCTCCTCTTGGCCTTCTCATTGAGAATGCTGGTGGATTCAGTAGTGATGGATACAAGTCTGTGCTTGACAAGACCATCGTCAACCTCGACGATAGAACTCAAGTTGCCTATGGCTCAAAGAACGAGATCATTCGCTTCGAAGAAACCCTTTACGCAACATCAAGACTCAAGAATGTTCCCATTGGAGCTACTGCTTAG
- the LOC106352898 gene encoding sedoheptulose-1,7-bisphosphatase, chloroplastic isoform X1, with protein sequence METSVTSYSRGILLPSVSSQRSSTLVSPPSSFSASSSFKQRLKSSSIFGDSLRLTPRSQLKATKAKNNGASTMTKCEIGQSLEEFLTQATPDKGLRTLLMCMGEALRTIAFKVRTASCGGTACVNSFGDEQLAVDMLADKLLFEALQYSHVCKYACSEEVPELQDMGGPVEGGFSVAFDPLDGSSIVDTNFTVGTIFGVWPGDKLTGVTGADQVAAAMGIYGPRTTYVLAVKGFPGTHEFLLLDEGKWQHVKETTEINEGKMFSPGNLRATFDNSEYSKLIDYYVKEKYTLRYTGGMVPDVNQIIVKEKGIFTNVTSPTAKAKLRLLFEVAPLGLLIENAGGFSSDGYKSVLDKTIVNLDDRTQVAYGSKNEIIRFEETLYATSRLKNVPIGATA encoded by the exons ATGGAGACCAGCGTCACTAGCTACTCACGTGGGATCCTCCTCCCAAGCGTCTCTTCTCAAAGATCCTCTACACTTGTTtctcctccttcttccttctctgCTTCATCCAGCTTCAAG CAGCGTCTGAAGTCAAGCTCTATTTTCGGAGATTCACTACGACTAACACCAAGATCGCAACTGAAAGCCACGAAGGCGAAGAACAATGGTGCTTCAACCATGACCAAGTGTGAAATTGGTCAAAGCTTG GAAGAGTTTTTGACACAAGCAACACCTGACAAGGGTTTGAGAACTTTGCTGATGTGTATGGGAGAAGCATTGAGGACAATAGCTTTCAAAGTCAGGACAGCTTCTTGTGGTGGAACAGCTTGTGTTAATTCCTTTGGAGATGAACAACTCGCTGTCGATATGCTCGCCGACAAGCTTCTCTTTGAG GCTTTGCAATACTCGCATGTGTGTAAGTACGCTTGCTCTGAAGAAGTACCTGAGCTTCAAGACATGGGAGGTCCAGTGGAAGGTGGCTTTAGTGTAGCATTTGATCCATTGGATGGATCCAGCATTGTGGATACGAACTTCACTGTGGGAACCATATTTGGGGTTTGGCCTGGTGATAAGTTAACCGGAGTCACTGGGGCAGATCAAGTGGCTGCAGCCATGGGAATCTATGGTCCAAGAACCACTTATGTTTTGGCTGTTAAAGGGTTTCCTGGAACTCATGAGTTCTTGCTTCTTGATGAAG GGAAATGGCAGCATGTTAAGGAGACAACAGAGATCAATGAAGGGAAAATGTTCTCACCAGGAAACTTGAGAGCCACGTTTGACAACTCCGAATACAGCAAG CTGATTGATTACTACGTGAAAGAGAAGTACACACTACGATACACGGGAGGAATGGTTCCTGACGTTAACCAG ATTATTGTGAAGGAGAAAGGAATCTTCACGAACGTGACGTCTCCTACGGCTAAGGCAAAGCTGAGGCTGTTGTTCGAAGTGGCTCCTCTTGGCCTTCTCATTGAGAATGCTGGTGGATTCAGTAGTGATGGATACAAGTCTGTGCTTGACAAGACCATCGTCAACCTCGACGATAGAACTCAAGTTGCCTATGGCTCAAAGAACGAGATCATTCGCTTCGAAGAAACCCTTTACGCAACATCAAGACTCAAGAATGTTCCCATTGGAGCTACTGCTTAG